In Lujinxingia sediminis, a single genomic region encodes these proteins:
- the leuS gene encoding leucine--tRNA ligase codes for MSDFRPDQIEPKWQAFWQKNKTFKVEEDLSKPSFFVLDMFPYPSGSGLHVGHVEGYTATDIMARFKRARGFDVLHPMGWDAFGLPAEQHAINTGTHPRDTTVQNIETFKGQLQALGFAYDWDREINTTDPDYYRWTQWIFLKLYEQGLAYIAEVPVNWCPALGTVLANEEVIDGRSERGSHPVIRKPMRQWMLKITAYAERLLEDLEIIDWPEHLKDMQRNWIGRSQGAEVDFKVDAGSANGLDANIRVFTTRPDTLFGATYMVLAPEHPLVDDLASDAQRDAVDAYRKEAATKSELQRTELQKEKSGVFTGAYAINPVNGARIPIWIADYVLYGYGTGAIMAVPGHDERDWEFAKAHGLAIVEVISGGDVAEAAHTGDGELVNSDFLSGMKVADAKKSIIAWLEERGLGQGTINYKLRDWLFSRQRYWGEPFPILHRDDGEIVTLPEEQLPLTLPDVERYQPSGTGESPLATIEEWVNTADPRDGTPARRETNTMPQWAGSCWYYLRYIDPKNDEAPVDPEKEKRWMPVDLYVGGAEHAVLHLLYARFWHKVLYDIGVVSTREPFQRVVNQGMILGVTYQYFKTPQGEPVSFKEVGDRQDLSPATITADKVAWKNEVPFHPEHGIELEEIVEKMSKSRGNVVNPDDVIAEYGADSLRLYEMFMGPLEQTKPWNPRGVSGVHRFLSRVWRLVAGDEGLSDTIVDTDPTDETLRQLHRTIKKVTEDTEELRYNTAIAAMMEYVNFLYKLDSVPRSAVSPLVQMLAPYAPHTAEELWERLGHEPSVINAPWPSFEEQWLEDDSYELAVQVMGKLRGEITVPKDADEEAVVALARANPKVEEHLAGKTIRRVIFVPGRILNFVAN; via the coding sequence ATGTCCGATTTTCGTCCCGATCAGATCGAGCCCAAGTGGCAGGCCTTCTGGCAGAAGAACAAGACCTTTAAGGTCGAAGAAGATCTCTCCAAACCCTCCTTCTTCGTGCTCGATATGTTCCCCTATCCCTCGGGCTCCGGGCTGCACGTGGGACACGTCGAGGGCTACACCGCCACCGATATTATGGCGCGTTTTAAGCGTGCGCGGGGCTTTGATGTGCTGCACCCGATGGGCTGGGATGCGTTTGGGCTTCCGGCCGAGCAGCACGCCATCAACACCGGCACCCATCCGCGCGATACCACCGTTCAGAATATCGAAACCTTCAAGGGCCAGCTCCAGGCGCTGGGCTTTGCCTACGACTGGGATCGGGAGATCAACACCACCGACCCGGACTACTACCGCTGGACGCAGTGGATCTTCCTCAAACTCTATGAGCAGGGGCTGGCGTACATCGCCGAAGTTCCCGTGAACTGGTGCCCGGCGCTCGGCACCGTTCTGGCGAACGAAGAGGTCATCGACGGGCGCAGCGAGCGCGGCAGCCACCCGGTCATCCGCAAGCCGATGCGCCAGTGGATGCTCAAGATCACGGCCTACGCCGAGCGTCTGCTTGAGGACCTGGAGATCATCGACTGGCCCGAGCACCTCAAAGATATGCAGCGCAACTGGATCGGGCGCTCCCAGGGGGCGGAGGTCGACTTTAAAGTCGACGCCGGCTCGGCCAACGGGCTCGACGCCAACATCCGCGTCTTCACCACGCGCCCCGATACGCTCTTCGGGGCGACCTACATGGTGCTGGCGCCGGAGCATCCCCTGGTCGATGACCTGGCCAGCGACGCGCAGCGCGATGCGGTCGACGCCTACCGCAAAGAGGCCGCGACCAAGAGCGAGTTGCAGCGCACCGAGCTTCAGAAGGAGAAGAGCGGCGTGTTTACGGGCGCCTACGCCATCAACCCGGTCAACGGCGCTCGCATCCCCATCTGGATCGCCGACTACGTGCTCTACGGCTACGGCACCGGCGCCATCATGGCGGTTCCCGGCCACGATGAGCGCGACTGGGAGTTCGCCAAAGCCCACGGCCTGGCCATTGTGGAGGTGATCTCCGGCGGCGACGTCGCCGAGGCGGCGCATACCGGCGATGGTGAGCTTGTGAACTCCGACTTCTTAAGCGGAATGAAGGTCGCCGACGCCAAGAAGAGCATCATCGCCTGGCTGGAGGAGCGCGGGCTGGGCCAGGGGACCATCAACTACAAACTTCGCGACTGGCTCTTTAGCCGCCAGCGCTATTGGGGCGAGCCCTTCCCGATCTTGCATCGCGACGATGGCGAGATTGTGACGCTCCCCGAAGAGCAGCTTCCGCTGACCCTCCCCGACGTGGAGCGCTACCAGCCCAGCGGCACCGGTGAATCACCGCTCGCGACGATTGAAGAGTGGGTCAACACCGCCGACCCGCGCGACGGAACCCCGGCGCGTCGCGAGACCAACACGATGCCCCAGTGGGCCGGCTCCTGCTGGTATTACCTGCGCTACATCGACCCCAAAAATGATGAAGCGCCGGTCGACCCGGAGAAGGAAAAACGCTGGATGCCCGTCGATCTTTACGTCGGCGGCGCCGAGCACGCGGTGCTGCACCTTCTGTACGCGCGCTTCTGGCATAAGGTGCTCTACGATATCGGCGTCGTCTCCACCAGAGAGCCCTTCCAGCGGGTGGTCAACCAGGGGATGATCCTGGGCGTGACCTACCAGTACTTCAAGACCCCGCAAGGGGAGCCGGTGAGCTTTAAGGAGGTGGGCGATCGTCAGGACCTCTCCCCGGCCACCATCACCGCCGATAAGGTGGCGTGGAAGAACGAGGTCCCCTTCCACCCGGAGCACGGCATTGAGCTTGAGGAGATCGTCGAGAAGATGTCGAAGTCGCGCGGCAACGTCGTCAACCCCGACGACGTGATCGCCGAGTACGGTGCCGACAGCCTGCGTCTCTACGAGATGTTCATGGGCCCGCTTGAGCAGACCAAGCCCTGGAATCCGCGCGGGGTCAGCGGTGTGCATCGCTTCCTCTCACGCGTCTGGCGCCTGGTGGCTGGCGACGAGGGCCTGAGTGACACCATCGTCGACACCGACCCCACCGATGAGACGCTGCGCCAGCTGCACCGCACCATCAAGAAGGTCACCGAAGATACCGAGGAGCTGCGCTACAACACCGCCATCGCCGCGATGATGGAGTACGTCAACTTCCTCTATAAGCTCGATAGCGTGCCCCGCAGCGCGGTCAGCCCGCTGGTGCAGATGCTCGCGCCCTATGCCCCGCATACCGCCGAGGAGCTCTGGGAGCGTCTGGGCCATGAGCCCTCGGTCATCAACGCGCCCTGGCCCTCGTTTGAGGAGCAGTGGCTGGAGGACGACTCCTACGAGCTGGCTGTCCAGGTGATGGGCAAGCTCCGCGGGGAGATCACCGTGCCCAAAGATGCCGACGAGGAGGCCGTGGTCGCGCTCGCCAGGGCCAACCCGAAGGTCGAGGAGCACCTGGCCGGCAAGACCATCCGCCGCGTGATCTTTGTGCCGGGTCGGATTCTGAACTTTGTGGCGAATTGA